One Dyadobacter sp. NIV53 DNA segment encodes these proteins:
- a CDS encoding replication initiation protein, giving the protein MFELLSAFKDTGIWWVSIDEFRQLMDCEKKYPLSKDLLKYTLTEPLLELESTDLAFTYDPVFDMYAHGRGRKPVIALEFRLKKAKPKNIPQEWFEFSDEHKNVLLRLRGWQVTDANVIRYAKAIGMERANKLLYEWQLKGKEIQDKAKYCNTVWVRVGKAAMEG; this is encoded by the coding sequence ATGTTTGAATTATTGTCTGCTTTCAAGGATACGGGGATCTGGTGGGTAAGCATTGATGAATTTCGACAGCTAATGGACTGTGAAAAAAAATATCCTCTAAGTAAGGATTTGCTTAAATATACGCTCACAGAGCCCCTTTTAGAGCTTGAAAGTACCGATTTGGCTTTTACCTATGATCCAGTTTTTGACATGTATGCTCATGGGCGTGGTCGCAAGCCCGTAATTGCGCTCGAATTTCGGCTCAAAAAAGCAAAGCCTAAGAACATACCACAAGAATGGTTTGAGTTCTCTGACGAGCACAAAAACGTGCTTCTCCGGCTACGTGGCTGGCAAGTCACGGATGCGAATGTCATCAGGTACGCAAAAGCGATTGGTATGGAACGAGCTAATAAGCTACTCTACGAATGGCAATTGAAGGGAAAAGAAATCCAGGACAAGGCAAAATATTGCAATACGGTTTGGGTTCGCGTCGGTAAAGCCGCCATGGAGGGCTAA
- a CDS encoding replication initiation protein → MAKKNDKRHTAQMTLPLIYDEKEVKKYAKQHWNVTFARQRKVSVYAKRIMANVMAMIKEDDSDLRPYYQMHISDVVPSTEIEFYTKVKKAFDELTDLKWLIEDIETKYFAFRHLLDTTKTLKNDGFECAYKDGMITIVLNPALKPYFIELAHYSIYELKHYMHFSSWYSLLDV, encoded by the coding sequence ATGGCCAAAAAGAACGATAAAAGACATACTGCACAAATGACTCTCCCTCTCATCTATGATGAAAAGGAGGTGAAGAAATATGCAAAACAGCACTGGAATGTCACATTTGCTCGGCAAAGAAAAGTGTCGGTATATGCCAAACGAATCATGGCTAATGTAATGGCAATGATAAAAGAAGACGATTCTGATTTACGGCCTTATTATCAAATGCATATATCTGACGTCGTGCCTTCAACTGAAATAGAATTCTATACCAAAGTGAAAAAGGCTTTCGATGAATTAACCGATTTGAAGTGGTTAATTGAAGATATAGAAACTAAGTACTTTGCATTCAGGCATTTACTTGACACAACTAAAACCCTAAAGAATGACGGATTCGAGTGCGCTTATAAAGATGGGATGATCACTATCGTGCTAAATCCTGCTTTAAAACCATATTTTATAGAACTGGCTCATTATAGCATTTATGAATTGAAACATTACATGCATTTCAGTAGTTGGTACAGCCTTCTGGATGTTTGA
- a CDS encoding BrnT family toxin, with the protein MGNSKHVIDDHPERENTVQEVESVFSDPNFIIVPDKIDEHGEQRYSGVGVGNDKDEKFVIFVVRNGSIRPISCRRANKKDRIRYYENIIKNI; encoded by the coding sequence ATGGGAAATTCAAAACATGTAATAGATGACCACCCTGAAAGAGAAAACACAGTCCAGGAAGTTGAAAGTGTGTTTTCTGATCCGAACTTTATCATTGTTCCGGATAAAATAGACGAACATGGTGAGCAGCGATACAGCGGTGTAGGTGTAGGGAATGATAAAGACGAAAAATTTGTAATATTCGTGGTAAGAAATGGCAGCATAAGGCCAATAAGCTGCAGGAGAGCAAACAAAAAAGACAGGATCAGATATTATGAAAACATCATCAAAAACATCTAA